A region from the Crocosphaera sp. UHCC 0190 genome encodes:
- a CDS encoding dynamin-like GTPase family protein: MSQSLPQCEHLSTHVNLLLELLYQEHSLRSQQDVSTIEASLKKAVSPQFEIVFAGAFSAGKSMLINALLERELLYSAEGHATGTECHIYYAEPEQERVVLTFLSEVEIREQIQALCQRLNLQNSTNINQAEVKDFLNECCQQIIEQEGGENKSERAKQAKALMLLLEGFTQNRDRIHTINAATYSMEQFNFSNLTEAASYARRGSNSSVLKRLDYYCHHPLLKDGNVLVDMPGIDAPVKKDADLTYRKIEHPDTSAVVCVLKPASAGDMTTEETELLEKMRANLGIRDRVFYVFNRIDETWYAAQLRQRLDSLIQSQFRDTSRVHKTSGLLGFYGSQIKHTNSSNRFGLDTLFAESVKSMGGEEETPQFVSEFNNYCANSGKLTRTEFKVSVHGYETPNENYIRILSEWGIPLINQLITDSGIEDFRSSITRYLTEEKRPQLFATLADDLQPLCITLRKYYLDHYRDLESQPREIDAMKAQELTRLNHELQEVGLQFKKYIANEVNEIIVNGDNLFEEDFQKLKARMVSRLDELVNTFSVQNAHRNAALSHPRNATVPLIAILVEALYYLANELENVLVEGVKTLTNAFCQRLLDRVKQTEYYRKLYRLLGNDGGIENQLKQVEISLIHALVSEAKVECDRYVRESPRFYDENTFSIYQFRQTLQQVSQGYDCSCMVEAEPAIRQLLKLDFEPKVSATIRKYFRQTINETLKSQLLPMADQQADIILQQYDQAREYLGQTLEQEAQEKIDKNLRLQGEIKEKIEAYNEAVLGINHCLKAMQVYERQLPLIGEENLQLKDYVVKAVTVDNSVSNGNGDSENSEVLNII, from the coding sequence ATGAGTCAAAGTCTTCCCCAATGTGAGCATTTATCTACTCATGTCAATCTTTTACTAGAACTCTTGTATCAAGAACATTCTTTGCGTTCTCAACAAGATGTAAGTACGATCGAAGCATCTCTAAAAAAAGCGGTTTCTCCTCAGTTTGAAATTGTCTTTGCCGGGGCATTTAGTGCGGGAAAATCTATGTTAATTAATGCCCTATTAGAAAGGGAATTATTGTATAGTGCAGAAGGTCACGCAACAGGAACAGAATGTCATATTTATTATGCCGAACCCGAACAAGAAAGGGTAGTTTTAACTTTTCTCAGTGAAGTAGAAATTCGAGAGCAAATACAGGCCCTTTGTCAACGCTTAAATCTACAAAATTCTACCAATATTAATCAAGCTGAAGTGAAGGACTTCTTAAATGAATGCTGTCAACAAATTATTGAACAAGAAGGGGGAGAAAATAAATCTGAACGGGCAAAACAAGCCAAAGCATTAATGCTTTTGTTAGAAGGGTTTACCCAAAATCGGGATCGCATTCATACTATTAATGCTGCTACTTATTCCATGGAACAATTTAATTTTTCTAACTTGACAGAAGCAGCAAGTTATGCTCGTCGAGGCAGCAATAGTTCGGTACTAAAAAGGTTAGATTATTATTGTCATCATCCCCTCTTAAAAGATGGCAATGTTTTAGTTGATATGCCTGGAATTGATGCCCCTGTAAAGAAAGATGCTGACCTAACTTATCGTAAAATTGAGCATCCCGATACTTCGGCGGTTGTTTGTGTTTTAAAACCGGCTTCGGCGGGGGATATGACAACAGAAGAAACGGAACTTTTAGAGAAAATGCGAGCTAATTTAGGCATCCGCGATCGCGTGTTTTATGTGTTTAACCGCATTGATGAAACTTGGTATGCTGCTCAACTGCGTCAACGTCTTGATAGCCTCATTCAAAGTCAATTTCGAGACACTTCAAGGGTACATAAAACCAGTGGGTTATTAGGGTTTTATGGTAGTCAAATTAAACATACCAATAGTAGTAACCGTTTCGGACTTGATACCTTATTTGCTGAGAGTGTTAAAAGCATGGGAGGAGAAGAAGAAACCCCCCAATTTGTCAGTGAATTCAACAATTATTGTGCCAATTCTGGTAAGTTAACCCGCACAGAATTTAAAGTATCTGTTCATGGATATGAAACCCCTAACGAAAATTATATCCGCATTCTCAGCGAATGGGGAATACCTCTGATTAATCAGTTAATTACTGATAGTGGAATTGAAGATTTTCGCAGTTCCATTACTCGCTATTTAACAGAAGAAAAAAGACCTCAATTATTTGCTACTTTAGCAGATGATTTACAACCCTTGTGCATTACTTTACGGAAATACTATCTTGATCATTATCGAGACTTAGAAAGTCAACCCCGTGAAATTGATGCCATGAAAGCACAGGAGTTAACTCGGTTAAATCATGAGTTACAAGAAGTGGGACTACAATTTAAAAAATATATTGCCAATGAAGTCAATGAAATCATTGTCAATGGTGACAATTTATTTGAAGAAGACTTCCAAAAACTAAAGGCAAGAATGGTCAGTCGTCTTGATGAATTAGTTAATACTTTTTCAGTTCAAAATGCCCATCGCAACGCTGCTTTAAGTCATCCACGCAATGCCACTGTGCCTTTAATTGCCATTTTAGTTGAGGCCTTATATTACCTCGCTAATGAGTTAGAGAATGTTTTAGTTGAGGGTGTTAAAACTTTAACTAATGCCTTTTGTCAACGTTTATTAGATCGGGTCAAACAAACCGAATATTACCGTAAATTATACCGTTTATTGGGCAATGATGGGGGAATAGAAAACCAATTAAAACAGGTAGAAATTAGCTTAATTCATGCTTTAGTAAGTGAGGCTAAAGTTGAATGCGATCGCTATGTACGAGAAAGTCCAAGGTTTTATGACGAAAATACATTTTCTATCTATCAATTTCGTCAAACTTTACAGCAGGTTTCCCAAGGTTATGACTGTAGCTGTATGGTGGAAGCTGAACCAGCAATTCGTCAATTATTGAAGTTAGATTTTGAGCCAAAAGTATCAGCAACCATCCGTAAATATTTCCGTCAAACCATCAATGAAACTCTGAAAAGTCAATTATTACCTATGGCAGATCAACAAGCAGATATAATCTTGCAGCAGTATGATCAAGCAAGGGAATATTTAGGGCAAACTTTGGAACAGGAAGCACAAGAAAAGATTGATAAAAATCTTCGCTTACAAGGAGAAATTAAGGAGAAAATTGAGGCATATAATGAGGCAGTTTTAGGCATTAACCATTGTCTCAAAGCAATGCAGGTTTATGAGCGTCAGTTACCCTTAATTGGTGAGGAAAATTTACAGTTAAAAGACTATGTTGTTAAGGCTGTAACTGTTGATAATTCGGTTAGTAATGGTAATGGGGATAGTGAAAATAGTGAGGTGTTGAATATTATTTAG
- a CDS encoding type II toxin-antitoxin system VapC family toxin, which produces MIYLLVDTDILIDIANDDITAQTRLSNEAKNAVLSVSVITVMELIVGCRNKSELQVLSSFLIQFHVLTLNQEISGLGIDLIKKYYLSHGLLIPDALIAATAMGYNIGLLSKNQRDYCFIESLNLLPYP; this is translated from the coding sequence ATGATTTATCTTTTAGTGGATACGGATATTTTAATTGATATTGCTAATGATGATATAACCGCTCAAACTCGTTTATCTAATGAGGCGAAAAATGCAGTTTTATCGGTTTCTGTCATTACGGTAATGGAGTTAATTGTGGGTTGTCGTAATAAGTCAGAGTTACAAGTGTTGAGTAGTTTTTTAATTCAATTTCATGTATTAACCCTTAATCAAGAAATTTCTGGACTAGGAATTGACTTAATTAAAAAGTATTATCTAAGTCATGGTTTACTGATTCCAGATGCTTTAATTGCTGCGACTGCGATGGGTTATAATATTGGTTTGTTAAGTAAAAATCAGCGAGATTATTGTTTTATTGAATCCCTTAATCTACTTCCTTATCCTTAA
- a CDS encoding ribose-phosphate pyrophosphokinase, giving the protein MPSLSDNNRLSVFSGSANIPLAQEVARYLGMDIGPMVRKRFADGELYVQIQESIRGCDVYLIQPCCNPVNDHFMELLIMIDACRRASARQITAVIPYYGYARADRKTAGRESITAKLVANLITEAGAQRVLAMDLHSAQIQGYFDIPFDHVYGSPVLLDYFATKDLSDLVIVSPDVGGVARARAFAKKLNDAPLAIIDKRRQSHNVAEVMNVIGDVKGKTAVLVDDMIDTAGTITEGAKLLREEGARQVYACATHAVFSGPAISRLSSGVLEEVIVTNTIPVPEAHRFKQLTVLSVANLLGEAIWRIHEDTSVSSMFR; this is encoded by the coding sequence ATGCCATCATTGTCAGATAATAACCGCCTAAGTGTTTTTTCTGGATCAGCGAACATTCCTTTGGCCCAAGAAGTCGCCCGTTATTTAGGGATGGATATTGGGCCGATGGTCAGAAAAAGATTCGCTGATGGTGAATTATACGTTCAAATTCAAGAATCAATCCGAGGCTGTGATGTTTATTTAATACAACCCTGTTGTAATCCGGTCAATGACCATTTTATGGAATTATTGATTATGATTGATGCTTGTCGTCGAGCGTCAGCACGGCAAATTACCGCAGTTATTCCCTATTATGGTTATGCCAGGGCAGACCGTAAAACGGCTGGCCGTGAGTCCATTACGGCCAAATTGGTGGCGAATTTAATAACTGAGGCCGGGGCCCAGCGAGTTTTGGCCATGGATTTACATTCTGCCCAAATACAAGGCTATTTTGATATTCCTTTTGATCATGTTTACGGTTCCCCCGTTTTATTAGATTATTTTGCCACTAAAGATCTCTCTGATTTGGTGATTGTTTCTCCTGATGTGGGAGGGGTGGCCCGGGCCCGGGCCTTTGCTAAAAAGTTAAATGATGCCCCTTTAGCAATTATTGATAAACGTCGTCAGTCCCATAATGTTGCCGAAGTGATGAATGTCATTGGGGATGTTAAGGGCAAAACGGCGGTTTTAGTTGATGATATGATCGACACGGCCGGCACTATTACAGAAGGGGCGAAATTATTGCGGGAAGAAGGGGCGCGTCAGGTTTATGCTTGTGCGACTCATGCGGTATTTTCTGGCCCGGCCATTTCTCGGTTGTCTAGCGGTGTGTTAGAAGAGGTGATCGTTACTAATACTATTCCCGTACCAGAGGCCCACCGTTTTAAACAGTTAACGGTGCTTTCTGTGGCGAATTTATTGGGTGAAGCTATTTGGCGCATTCATGAAGATACTTCTGTTAGTAGTATGTTTCGCTAA
- the bioD gene encoding dethiobiotin synthase, which yields MKTLLIAGTDTEVGKTVLTTALAAYWQTYYSHKSLGVMKLIQTGIGDKEHYQQLFGDSAIDIITPLCFQTPVAPPIAAEREERPIPLDEVWRALISLQQTKDFVLVEGMGGLGSPVTWELTVADLAGEWRLPTVLVVPVKLGAIAQTVANVALARQKKVNLKGIILSCSYPISDQEIADLAPINLIESLTQIPVLGNLPHLSNIQDLDKLAQVASNLDLELIITLSRFESLQNLNYIN from the coding sequence ATGAAGACACTATTAATTGCAGGAACGGATACAGAGGTAGGTAAAACGGTTTTAACCACTGCTCTAGCCGCTTATTGGCAAACTTATTATAGTCACAAGTCTCTGGGAGTCATGAAGCTGATACAGACAGGAATTGGCGATAAAGAGCATTATCAACAATTATTTGGGGATTCTGCTATTGATATTATTACGCCCCTCTGTTTTCAGACTCCGGTTGCTCCTCCCATCGCCGCAGAAAGAGAAGAACGTCCCATCCCTTTAGACGAGGTTTGGCGGGCTTTGATTTCCTTGCAACAGACCAAAGATTTTGTATTAGTGGAAGGAATGGGGGGTTTAGGATCTCCGGTAACTTGGGAGTTAACGGTGGCTGATCTTGCCGGAGAATGGCGTTTACCCACGGTTTTGGTGGTTCCAGTTAAGTTAGGGGCGATCGCGCAAACTGTAGCTAATGTGGCGTTAGCTCGTCAAAAAAAGGTTAATTTAAAAGGGATTATTTTGAGTTGTTCTTATCCTATTTCTGACCAAGAAATAGCGGATCTGGCTCCGATTAATTTAATTGAATCTTTAACACAAATTCCCGTTTTGGGTAATTTACCACATTTATCAAATATTCAAGATCTCGATAAATTAGCTCAAGTTGCTTCTAATTTAGACTTAGAATTGATAATAACCTTAAGCAGATTTGAGTCATTACAAAACCTTAACTACATTAACTAA
- a CDS encoding diguanylate cyclase, with protein MKQLLITLFKKLEYLPKLLVFSLGFLLVVIIGTIDYLIRLDISLSIVYFIPIILVTWFVGRSSGILISLLSSFSWFLADLVSNKYPYSWLIAWNTGVRLVIFLLITYLLSELKAAYEREKKLARTDGLTGAINQRFFRQLLQAEIERSHRYKHPLSLAYFDVDNFKKVNDDLGHSQGDYLLQLITKTVHKNIRQTDILARLGGDEFALILLETDYEAATIILNRIQKELFVIIELEKLPISLSIGAMTYYSFPESVDQAIEQVDKLMYDVKNNGKNGLKHHIFN; from the coding sequence ATGAAGCAGTTGCTCATTACATTATTCAAGAAATTGGAATATTTACCCAAGTTATTGGTTTTTAGTTTGGGATTTTTACTGGTTGTTATTATTGGAACTATTGACTATCTTATTAGACTTGATATATCTTTATCAATTGTCTATTTTATTCCCATTATTTTAGTTACTTGGTTTGTGGGTAGAAGTTCTGGTATTTTGATTTCTCTACTGTCTTCTTTTAGCTGGTTTTTAGCAGATTTGGTTAGTAATAAATATCCCTATAGTTGGTTGATTGCTTGGAATACAGGGGTAAGACTGGTTATTTTTCTGCTCATTACTTATCTGCTTTCAGAACTTAAAGCGGCCTATGAAAGAGAAAAAAAATTAGCGAGAACTGATGGACTAACAGGGGCAATTAATCAGCGATTTTTCCGTCAACTATTACAGGCAGAAATTGAGCGTTCTCATCGTTACAAACATCCCTTAAGTTTAGCTTATTTTGATGTTGATAACTTTAAAAAAGTCAATGATGATTTAGGTCATAGTCAAGGAGATTATCTTTTACAATTAATCACTAAAACTGTCCATAAAAATATTCGACAGACAGATATTTTAGCACGACTAGGAGGAGATGAATTTGCTTTAATCTTATTAGAAACAGACTATGAAGCAGCAACAATAATTTTAAATCGCATTCAAAAAGAACTTTTCGTCATTATTGAATTAGAAAAATTACCCATTAGTCTTAGTATTGGAGCCATGACATATTACAGCTTTCCTGAATCAGTTGATCAGGCAATAGAACAGGTTGATAAGCTAATGTATGATGTCAAAAATAATGGGAAAAATGGACTAAAACATCATATATTTAATTAG
- the argS gene encoding arginine--tRNA ligase: MISINEQLNHAVSQALVKGFGSDLKDIDPQVGPARDLRHGDYQINIALSLAKTLGKPPREIAQIIIDNLSLENICETPTIGGPGFINLKIKPTYLETQLKTLQNNQRLGIEKNPNSPKVIVDFSSPNIAKEMHVGHLRSTIIGDCIARTLEFSGYDVLRLNHVGDWGTQFGMLITYLKEVYPDALTEADALDIGDLVNFYKQAKKRFDEDPDFQETAREAVVKLQSGDPETRQTWQLLCEQSRREFQVIYNRLDIKLTERGESFYNPFLEDVVKDLEQQGILEKDQGAQCVFLEGFTNKSGDRLPLIVQKSDGGYNYATTDLAALRYRIQKDGATRIIYVTDSGQSNHFAQVFQVAKRANFLPETVEIVHIPFGLVKGEDGKKLKTRSGETIKLKDLLDEAINYARKDLESRLELEERTESDEFINNVAEVVGISAVKYADLSQNRLSDYIFSYDKMLALQGNTAPYMLYAYARIQSISREGNIDYENLGEAAQIMLKEETEIELGKYLLQLSDVIKEVEKTLLPNRLCDYLYELSKKFNRFYENCPVLKSEDSLKTSRLLLCDLTARTLKLGLSLLGISVLERM, from the coding sequence ATGATTTCTATTAATGAACAACTGAACCATGCTGTTAGTCAAGCTTTAGTCAAAGGGTTTGGCTCTGACTTAAAAGATATTGATCCTCAAGTTGGCCCGGCCCGAGATCTCAGACATGGAGATTATCAAATTAATATTGCCCTTTCTTTAGCCAAAACTTTAGGCAAACCACCCAGAGAAATTGCTCAAATAATTATTGATAATTTATCTTTAGAAAATATCTGTGAAACCCCAACGATTGGCGGCCCTGGTTTTATTAATCTTAAAATCAAACCAACTTACTTAGAAACTCAACTAAAAACCTTACAAAACAATCAGCGTTTAGGGATTGAAAAGAACCCTAACTCTCCCAAGGTAATTGTAGATTTTTCTAGTCCCAATATTGCCAAGGAAATGCACGTCGGCCATCTTCGTTCTACCATTATTGGTGATTGTATTGCCCGCACCTTAGAATTTTCTGGTTATGATGTCTTAAGACTCAATCATGTGGGAGATTGGGGGACACAATTTGGGATGTTAATTACCTATTTAAAAGAGGTTTATCCCGATGCTTTAACTGAAGCAGACGCTTTAGATATTGGCGATTTAGTTAACTTTTACAAACAGGCAAAAAAGCGGTTTGATGAAGATCCAGACTTTCAAGAAACTGCCAGGGAAGCGGTAGTAAAATTACAATCAGGTGATCCCGAAACTCGTCAAACATGGCAATTACTTTGTGAACAATCTCGTCGAGAATTTCAAGTAATTTATAATCGTTTAGATATTAAATTAACTGAGAGAGGAGAATCTTTTTATAATCCCTTTTTAGAAGATGTTGTTAAGGATTTAGAGCAGCAAGGAATCTTAGAAAAAGATCAAGGAGCGCAATGTGTTTTCTTAGAAGGATTTACGAATAAATCTGGTGATCGTTTACCCTTAATTGTGCAGAAATCTGATGGGGGTTATAACTATGCAACCACAGATTTAGCGGCCCTCAGATATCGCATTCAAAAAGATGGGGCAACCCGCATTATTTATGTCACAGATTCGGGACAATCTAACCATTTTGCTCAAGTTTTTCAAGTAGCAAAAAGAGCCAATTTTTTACCCGAAACGGTAGAAATAGTTCATATTCCTTTTGGGTTAGTAAAAGGAGAAGATGGCAAGAAATTAAAAACTCGTTCTGGTGAAACTATTAAACTTAAGGACTTATTAGATGAAGCGATTAATTATGCTCGTAAAGACCTCGAAAGTCGCTTAGAATTAGAAGAAAGAACCGAGTCTGATGAGTTTATTAATAATGTTGCGGAAGTGGTGGGAATTAGTGCCGTTAAGTATGCAGATTTAAGCCAAAATCGTCTCAGTGACTATATCTTTAGTTACGATAAGATGTTAGCTTTGCAAGGTAATACGGCCCCCTATATGCTCTATGCTTATGCGAGAATACAAAGTATTAGTCGAGAGGGAAATATTGACTATGAAAACTTGGGAGAAGCTGCCCAAATTATGCTTAAAGAAGAGACAGAAATTGAGTTAGGGAAATATCTCTTACAACTCAGTGATGTAATTAAGGAAGTCGAAAAAACCCTATTACCGAATCGTCTTTGTGATTATTTATATGAACTCAGTAAAAAGTTTAACCGTTTTTATGAAAATTGTCCGGTGTTAAAATCAGAAGACTCCTTAAAAACATCTCGTTTATTGTTGTGTGATTTAACAGCAAGAACGCTTAAATTGGGGTTATCTTTATTGGGAATTTCTGTATTAGAAAGGATGTAA
- a CDS encoding TIGR00341 family protein, giving the protein MAASSRWSFLKKEWTLFRQLRKNVSEEKLSENTLSESFIQQILASNFSILLILATAIATFGLISNSAATIIGAMIIAPLMGPIISLAYAFVLVEFRLMSYSVIELIFGILLTIAIAFFTTQVIGFRIPGSEILARTQPTLLDLGVAIAAGTAGGFAKIRRSVSEAVPGVAIAVALVPPLCVVGISLAVYDFRLATGSFLLFLTNLVGIILSAALVFLFESYGSWKKAIWALVILIGSLLAITLPLKFSFRQMIVENQIRHALAEYSRQYLPSTEGMISSLEVNFQESKVLVIADIILTPAKLNQIDPRAKLELAQKFLIQKTKQPIKLQVRIFPMEILNYEVSPTSKTNK; this is encoded by the coding sequence ATGGCCGCATCATCTCGGTGGTCTTTCCTTAAAAAAGAATGGACATTATTCCGTCAACTACGAAAAAATGTCAGTGAAGAAAAACTCTCAGAGAATACTTTATCTGAGAGTTTCATTCAGCAAATTTTAGCCAGTAACTTCTCTATTTTATTAATTCTGGCCACAGCGATCGCCACTTTTGGATTGATTTCTAATAGTGCTGCTACTATCATTGGTGCGATGATTATTGCGCCTTTAATGGGGCCAATTATTAGCCTTGCTTATGCTTTTGTTCTTGTTGAATTTCGACTGATGAGCTATTCTGTCATTGAGCTAATTTTTGGCATTTTGCTAACCATTGCGATCGCTTTTTTTACCACCCAAGTCATCGGGTTTAGAATTCCAGGTTCCGAGATTTTGGCCCGGACTCAACCCACTTTACTGGATTTAGGAGTGGCGATCGCAGCGGGAACAGCCGGGGGTTTTGCCAAAATTCGTCGCAGTGTGTCAGAAGCGGTTCCTGGGGTAGCGATCGCCGTTGCCCTAGTACCTCCTTTATGTGTGGTAGGAATTAGCTTAGCTGTTTATGATTTTCGCCTTGCTACAGGGTCATTTTTGCTTTTTTTGACTAATTTGGTCGGAATTATTTTAAGTGCTGCCTTGGTCTTTCTCTTTGAATCCTATGGAAGTTGGAAAAAAGCAATTTGGGCCTTAGTGATCTTAATAGGGAGTCTCTTAGCGATTACGTTACCCTTAAAATTTTCCTTTCGACAAATGATCGTTGAAAATCAAATTCGTCATGCTTTAGCTGAGTATTCTCGTCAATATTTACCTAGCACAGAGGGAATGATTTCTTCACTAGAAGTTAACTTTCAAGAAAGCAAAGTTTTGGTAATTGCTGATATCATTCTTACCCCTGCAAAACTTAATCAAATTGACCCCAGAGCAAAACTAGAATTAGCTCAAAAATTTCTCATCCAGAAAACTAAACAACCCATTAAGTTACAGGTGAGAATTTTTCCGATGGAGATTCTAAATTATGAGGTTTCTCCAACTTCCAAAACTAATAAGTAG
- the guaA gene encoding glutamine-hydrolyzing GMP synthase, producing the protein MTTQTPSLPQNSETVPTTSLEQSLKGQIIVILDFGSQYSELIARRIRETQVYSEVLPYRTTAEKLRQINPKGIILSGGPNSVYDDLAPQCDPEIWQLGIPVLGVCYGMQLMVKQLGGKVEKAKRGEYGKASLTIDDPTDLLTNVEDGSTMWMSHGDSCTRLPQDFEILAHTENTLCAAIADHQKKLFGVQFHPEVVHSIGGIALIRNFVYHICECEPTWTTEAFVEETIREIRAKVGEKKVLLALSGGVDSSTLAFLLHRAIGDNLTCMFIDQGFMRKGEPERLVDIFDRQFHISVEYVNARERFLKQIEGVTDPEKKRRLIGHEFIQVFEEESKRLGPFDYLAQGTLYPDVIESADTNVDPKTGERVAVKIKSHHNVGGLPKDLRFKLVEPLRKLFKDEVRKVARAIGLPEEIVRRHPFPGPGLAIRIIGEVTSERLNILRDADFIVRDEIAKQGMYHDFWQAFAVLLPVRSVGVMGDKRTYAHPIVLRLITSEDGMTADWAKVPYDLLETISNRMVNEVKGVNRVVYDITSKPPGTIEWE; encoded by the coding sequence GTGACTACCCAAACCCCCTCCCTTCCCCAAAACTCAGAGACTGTACCTACAACCTCTCTCGAACAAAGTCTAAAAGGCCAAATTATCGTCATTCTTGACTTTGGTTCTCAATACTCAGAATTAATTGCTCGTCGCATCAGAGAAACCCAAGTTTACTCAGAAGTATTACCCTATCGAACCACTGCCGAAAAACTTCGCCAAATTAACCCCAAAGGGATTATTTTATCTGGGGGCCCCAACTCAGTTTATGACGATCTCGCCCCACAATGCGATCCCGAAATTTGGCAACTGGGTATCCCCGTCTTAGGGGTTTGCTATGGAATGCAGTTGATGGTAAAACAACTGGGAGGCAAAGTCGAAAAAGCCAAACGAGGGGAATATGGTAAAGCATCCCTGACAATTGACGATCCCACCGACTTACTGACCAATGTCGAAGATGGTTCCACGATGTGGATGAGTCATGGGGACTCCTGTACCCGTCTCCCCCAGGATTTTGAGATTTTAGCCCATACGGAAAATACCCTTTGTGCAGCGATCGCCGACCATCAGAAGAAACTGTTTGGGGTGCAATTTCATCCTGAAGTAGTTCACTCCATCGGTGGCATTGCCCTAATTCGGAATTTTGTCTATCATATTTGTGAATGTGAACCCACTTGGACGACGGAAGCCTTTGTTGAAGAAACCATCCGAGAAATTCGGGCCAAAGTGGGGGAGAAAAAAGTCTTATTAGCCCTTTCTGGAGGCGTTGATTCTTCAACCTTAGCCTTTCTACTTCATCGGGCGATCGGTGATAATTTGACCTGTATGTTCATCGATCAGGGGTTCATGCGGAAAGGGGAACCCGAACGACTGGTCGATATTTTTGATCGTCAGTTTCATATCTCCGTTGAATACGTCAATGCGCGGGAACGCTTCTTAAAACAAATAGAGGGAGTGACAGATCCTGAAAAGAAACGCCGTCTCATTGGCCATGAATTTATTCAAGTCTTTGAAGAAGAATCTAAACGTCTGGGGCCCTTCGACTATTTGGCCCAAGGAACCCTTTATCCTGACGTGATCGAGTCGGCCGATACCAATGTTGACCCCAAAACAGGGGAAAGAGTAGCTGTTAAGATTAAAAGTCATCATAATGTGGGGGGACTACCCAAAGATCTCCGGTTTAAGCTGGTTGAACCCCTCCGTAAGTTATTTAAGGACGAAGTGCGGAAAGTTGCCCGGGCCATTGGTTTACCGGAGGAAATTGTCCGTCGTCATCCCTTTCCCGGCCCTGGGTTGGCCATTCGGATCATTGGGGAAGTGACTTCAGAACGGTTGAACATCTTACGGGATGCGGATTTCATCGTGCGGGATGAAATTGCCAAGCAGGGGATGTATCATGATTTTTGGCAAGCTTTTGCGGTACTTTTACCCGTCCGTAGCGTCGGTGTGATGGGAGATAAGCGCACTTATGCTCACCCTATCGTCTTACGGTTAATTACCAGTGAAGATGGTATGACAGCAGACTGGGCCAAGGTTCCCTATGACTTATTAGAAACCATCTCTAACCGCATGGTTAATGAGGTGAAAGGGGTTAACCGTGTGGTTTATGATATTACCTCTAAACCCCCAGGAACTATTGAATGGGAGTAA